A window of the Streptomyces sp. NBC_01351 genome harbors these coding sequences:
- a CDS encoding HNH endonuclease family protein, producing the protein MSNIYARRIGVLSSAAAIAALTSLITAPTAQAAPPTPISASAARSYLATVTPRAEGSGSGYSRDLFPHWSTVSGSCNTRETVLKRDGVNVVQDSSCAAVSGSWYSEYDGATWTAASDLDIDHVVALSEAWRSGANSWTTSKRQQFANDLSRPQLIAVTDNVNQAKGDLDPAEWLPSRTSYRCTYARMWVHVKQYWGLSMDSAEKTALVNVLNGC; encoded by the coding sequence ATGTCCAACATCTACGCGCGTCGAATTGGCGTGCTCTCGTCAGCCGCGGCGATAGCCGCGCTCACCTCCCTCATCACCGCGCCCACCGCCCAGGCCGCCCCGCCCACCCCCATCAGCGCCTCGGCCGCCCGCTCGTACCTGGCGACGGTCACCCCGCGGGCGGAAGGTTCCGGCTCCGGCTACAGCCGCGACCTCTTCCCGCACTGGAGCACCGTCTCCGGCTCGTGCAACACCCGCGAGACCGTCCTCAAGCGGGACGGCGTCAACGTCGTCCAGGACTCCTCCTGCGCCGCGGTGAGCGGCAGCTGGTACTCCGAGTACGACGGCGCCACCTGGACCGCCGCCTCCGACCTCGACATCGACCACGTCGTCGCGCTCTCCGAGGCCTGGCGTTCCGGGGCCAACTCCTGGACCACCTCCAAGCGCCAGCAGTTCGCCAACGACCTCTCGCGACCGCAGCTCATCGCGGTCACCGACAACGTCAACCAGGCCAAGGGCGACCTCGACCCCGCCGAGTGGCTGCCCTCGCGGACCTCCTACCGCTGTACGTACGCGCGGATGTGGGTCCACGTGAAGCAGTACTGGGGCCTCAGCATGGACTCCGCCGAGAAGACCGCGCTGGTGAACGTCCTCAACGGCTGCTGA
- a CDS encoding alkaline phosphatase D family protein: MAGLRLGPLLRHVDWDTGRSATIWVEADRPCTAEVRCADGAGGSVRTFQIAGHHYALVPVTGLSPGAVTEYEVLLDGVRVWPLPDSHFPASTISTPAVVGSVSSGRPGPGLRVTFGSCRQAAPPAGRHGRHGPDALDTLAARLAADPEAVRPDLLLLLGDQVYADALSEDTRAWLAARRDLREAPGAQVADYEEYTRLYYESWLDPEIRWLLSTVPSLHIFDDHDVIDDWNTSEAWLAEMRATPWWRERVLSGLMSYWVHQHLGNLSLAELEADPLYAEIRRTPDGTEPLRAFASAADADPATVRWSYRRDFGRTRLLMVDTRAARVLAEDGRAMLDPAERQWLRDNALAGHGGYDHLLIGSSLPWLMPPLIHDAETWNAAVCRGERGPRWARIGENLRRRSDLEHWAAFPASFAMLTDLIEEVATGPRAPATVAVLSGDVHHAYVAEPRIPTTARVFQLTCSPVHNSIHTAVKWGFRLGWSRAGRWLGRGFTRHGRTGRPPLSWRRTGGPWFGNQLMTLTLSARTARLQLQQARKRSRSSAELVTLLDRELTEPA, encoded by the coding sequence ATGGCCGGACTGCGTCTGGGGCCACTGCTGCGCCACGTCGACTGGGATACGGGCCGGTCGGCCACCATATGGGTCGAGGCGGACCGGCCGTGCACGGCCGAGGTGCGGTGCGCGGACGGGGCGGGCGGCAGCGTGCGCACCTTCCAGATAGCCGGCCATCACTACGCGCTCGTACCGGTGACGGGCCTGAGCCCGGGGGCGGTGACGGAGTACGAGGTGCTCCTCGACGGGGTGCGGGTGTGGCCGCTGCCCGACAGCCATTTCCCGGCGAGCACCATCAGCACCCCCGCGGTGGTGGGCTCGGTGAGCTCCGGCCGGCCCGGGCCCGGGCTACGCGTCACCTTCGGCTCCTGCCGGCAGGCCGCGCCGCCCGCGGGACGGCACGGGCGGCACGGTCCGGACGCCCTCGACACCCTCGCGGCACGGCTGGCCGCCGACCCCGAGGCGGTGCGCCCGGATCTCCTGTTGCTGCTCGGCGACCAGGTGTACGCGGACGCGCTGTCGGAGGACACCCGTGCGTGGCTGGCCGCCCGCCGGGATCTGCGGGAGGCGCCGGGCGCGCAGGTCGCGGACTACGAGGAGTACACGCGGCTCTACTACGAGTCCTGGCTCGATCCGGAGATCCGGTGGCTGCTGTCGACGGTGCCGAGCCTGCACATATTCGACGACCACGACGTCATCGACGACTGGAACACGAGCGAGGCCTGGCTGGCGGAGATGCGGGCGACTCCGTGGTGGCGGGAGCGGGTGCTCAGCGGGCTGATGTCGTACTGGGTCCACCAGCACCTGGGCAACCTCTCGCTCGCCGAACTGGAGGCCGACCCGCTGTACGCGGAGATACGCCGGACCCCCGACGGCACGGAGCCGCTCCGGGCCTTCGCCTCCGCGGCGGACGCCGATCCGGCCACGGTGCGCTGGAGCTACCGGCGCGACTTCGGCCGGACCCGGCTGCTGATGGTGGACACCCGGGCTGCGCGGGTGCTGGCCGAGGACGGGCGGGCCATGCTCGACCCGGCCGAGCGGCAGTGGCTGCGCGACAACGCCCTGGCCGGGCACGGCGGTTACGACCACCTCCTGATCGGGTCCTCGCTGCCGTGGCTGATGCCGCCGCTCATCCACGACGCCGAGACGTGGAACGCGGCGGTCTGCCGCGGGGAGCGCGGGCCGCGGTGGGCCCGGATCGGGGAGAACCTGCGCCGGCGCAGCGACCTGGAGCACTGGGCGGCGTTCCCGGCCTCGTTCGCGATGCTGACGGACCTGATCGAGGAGGTGGCGACGGGACCGCGGGCACCGGCGACGGTGGCGGTCCTGTCCGGGGACGTGCACCACGCGTACGTCGCCGAGCCCCGAATACCCACGACGGCACGGGTGTTCCAGCTGACGTGCTCGCCCGTGCACAACTCCATCCACACCGCGGTGAAGTGGGGCTTCCGACTGGGCTGGTCGCGGGCGGGCCGGTGGCTGGGCCGCGGCTTCACCCGCCACGGGCGCACGGGCCGGCCGCCGCTGAGCTGGCGGCGTACGGGTGGGCCGTGGTTCGGGAACCAGCTGATGACACTGACCCTCTCGGCCCGGACGGCGCGGCTTCAGCTGCAGCAGGCGCGCAAAAGGAGCCGGAGCAGCGCCGAGCTCGTGACCCTGCTGGACCGGGAGCTCACCGAGCCGGCGTAG
- a CDS encoding TMEM165/GDT1 family protein: protein MFSFSVMAIAFGVVFLAELPDKTALAGLMLGTRYRASYVFAGVAAAFAVHVALAIAAGSVLTLLPHRLVQAVVGVLFLAGAAMLLLKKNDEDEEVKPPADQSFWKVSGAGFMLILVAEFGDLTQIMTANLAARYDNPVSVGLGAVLALWAVAAIGILGGRTLMKYVPLRLITKVAAGVMAALAVFSLYEAIAG from the coding sequence GTGTTCAGCTTCAGCGTCATGGCGATCGCCTTCGGCGTCGTCTTCCTCGCCGAACTCCCCGACAAGACGGCCCTCGCCGGCCTGATGCTCGGCACCCGATACCGCGCCTCGTACGTCTTCGCGGGCGTCGCCGCCGCCTTCGCCGTGCACGTCGCGCTGGCCATCGCCGCGGGCAGCGTGCTCACCCTGCTCCCGCACCGGCTCGTCCAGGCCGTCGTGGGCGTCCTCTTCCTCGCGGGCGCGGCGATGCTGCTCCTGAAGAAGAACGACGAGGACGAGGAGGTCAAGCCGCCCGCGGACCAGTCCTTCTGGAAGGTCTCCGGGGCCGGGTTCATGCTGATCCTGGTGGCCGAGTTCGGCGATCTGACGCAGATCATGACCGCCAACCTCGCCGCCCGCTACGACAACCCCGTCTCCGTCGGCCTCGGTGCCGTCCTGGCCTTGTGGGCGGTCGCCGCCATCGGCATCCTCGGTGGGCGCACCCTGATGAAGTACGTGCCGCTGCGGCTGATCACCAAGGTGGCGGCGGGCGTGATGGCGGCGCTGGCGGTGTTCTCGCTGTACGAGGCGATCGCGGGCTGA
- a CDS encoding DedA family protein has product MFETLGSLTASPWIYAVVAVSVVLDVFLPVLPSGVLVITAAAAAAAAGAAGPVPVTTQVPDILALLVIATTASVLGDMAAFRLARRGGARLDRAIARSRRLTRAHERLGTALARGGGALVVIARFAPAGRSVVSLGAGKTHRKVKDFLPWSVLAGMAWAGYSVALGYFGTQWLGTQWLGTALSLVALFAAGALAAFLIRRPTPAT; this is encoded by the coding sequence TTGTTTGAGACTCTGGGGTCGCTGACCGCGAGCCCATGGATCTACGCCGTGGTGGCGGTGTCCGTCGTGCTCGACGTCTTCCTTCCGGTCCTGCCGAGCGGGGTCCTGGTGATCACCGCGGCGGCTGCCGCGGCGGCTGCCGGCGCGGCGGGGCCCGTACCGGTGACCACCCAGGTGCCGGACATCCTCGCCCTGCTCGTGATCGCCACGACCGCGTCGGTGCTGGGTGACATGGCGGCGTTCCGGCTGGCCCGGCGCGGCGGGGCCCGCCTGGACCGCGCCATCGCCCGCTCCCGCCGCCTGACCCGGGCCCACGAGCGCCTGGGCACGGCCCTGGCCCGCGGCGGCGGTGCCCTCGTCGTGATCGCCCGCTTCGCCCCGGCCGGCCGCTCGGTGGTGTCGCTGGGCGCGGGCAAGACCCACCGCAAGGTGAAGGACTTCCTGCCGTGGTCGGTCCTGGCGGGCATGGCCTGGGCGGGCTACAGCGTGGCCCTCGGCTACTTCGGCACCCAATGGCTGGGCACCCAATGGCTCGGCACCGCCCTCTCGCTGGTAGCGCTCTTCGCCGCAGGCGCCCTGGCGGCCTTCCTCATCCGCCGCCCCACACCGGCAACGTAA